aagatagccagttcctccgtggttgaggattccagggTCGGACTGGGCCGGAAGGGCCCGGGTGGCTGATCGCAATCCCGAGGCCCGAGACTAGATCATGGTGATGGGATACTATCGAAAAATACTGAGATACACAAATTGAATTAAACAAACTATAAAAATTGATTACAGtactaaaataaagtaaaataataagtaggtatttactaatctatacttataataaatctgtagagaagtcaattctgtacatgaaatatattttcaaaataactattagggggtgattagtgatcgatactgatggcaaaaatgcaatcagtaaatttttgtctgtctgtccgtctgtatgttccttatagaaacaaaaactaaaactgcgattgtggtcaaataccagccttgttatgcattaaaaaaaaaaaaaaaaaaaaaactaatcgaCGAATTgtaattattcttcatactcctgggtaggttatagtatacttaggaattcccacgggaacaggaattacagagaaaatccttttgtatgaaaaacctaaaccgcttaagttagacgcttgaaatttggcaggcaggtaccttagtaaacttaaagcttagttacaacaggatattgcaaaattcccacggtaacgggagttagcggtataaaacatttgtatgaaaaaatctaaaccgcgtaagatagatgaagggggtaaaacgggatccacgcgtacgtatatagtcgcgggcggccgctagtaacaaataataatataaagctagccaaacaattttttttaaaacagtaGAACTTTCAGCTAAGCAGTTAATGACTCGATCGTAAAAGCGGCTGTTTTCGTCATCCTTGATTAGATCCGATTCTGTatttaatacagtgtgagtcacgataaagtgcacattatgaaattaggtgaaactagatctatttttatcgacaaaaaagaggtcaaacattttttcagatttttttttaattttttatagaattttttttcttccaattacttattgtaaagaaaacgtaataacttttaaactaagaggtatatcctgataaaagatgatactaaaaaaatacataaaatactcagaaaatgccaacaaataataaaaactaaactgttgaaactaagctttaagtttactaaggtacctgcatgccaaatttcaagcatctatcttacttacgcggtttagattttttcatacaaatattttttcccgctaactcccgtttccgtgggaattttgcaatatcctgttgtaattaagctaagaagtttactaaggtacctgcatgccaaatttcaagcgtctaacttaagcggtttagatttttcatacaaaagggttttcccgctaattcccgtgcccgtgggaatttagAGAATTCCTttcacctctacggtacctaagctacgtcccttccaaatttcaagtgcctacgtttagccgtttaggctgtgcgttgatatgtcactaagtcagtcagtttctccttttatatacagtgtgagtcacgttaaagtacatatgaaaatgaattaaactagacctatttttatcgacaaaaaataggtcaaaattttttgagatttaaaaaaaaatacagattttttttcttctgattacttattgtaaagaaaacgtaataacttttaaactaagaggtatattctgataaaataaaaacagcaataatgataaataacaggcaatactaaaaaaatacataaaatactcagaaaatgccaacaaataataaaaatttatactttttgaaaaaaatctgctttgaaattcgtgttttttttggttatttgataaatttctccaaaaaatgcccctataaccggtgatttttattactttgtattattctctatcgtattacctttgtaaaaccaaaaatcgcatctctctatccctatcacaacatttgctatgatcgtttgaactaagcctctctgggcgcgccattcaacgcttcgttaacagcgaaactgaaagtggctctggatttgtaattttgataaagacaagttagatttcaaataaaaagatttcgaagtaaaataggcattttagttaaaattaaaaacttaaaaaaaaaacccggagaggcttagttcaaacgatcattgcaaacgttgtgatagggatagagacatgcgatttttggttttacaaaggtaatacgataaagaataacacaaagtaataaaaaccacctgttatggggttttatttggagaaatttatcaaataaccaaaaaaacacgaagtaaaatgcatatttttctcaaaatgtatcattttttaatatgtgttgccattttctgagtattttatgtatttttttagtatagcCTGTTATTTAGTATAGCCTGTtcagcattattactgtttttattttatcaggatatacctcttagtttaaaatttattacgttttctttacaataagtaattggaagaaaaaaaattgaataaaaaacaaaaaaaacttaaaaaaaaattgatcccttttttgtcgataaaaataggtctagtttcacctattttcatatgtgcactttatcgtgactcacactgtatttagaTAACTTTTTGtcctaaattaaaaattagagaAGTTATACATAAGCAAaaaggattttttattttttgcttataacttctttaatctttaatttagggcaaaaagttatattaacatatttgtaggcaaagcaattttctacaaattatgactgtacaatttttttgtacgacgcatagtttccgagacgCACGCGGGCAACCGTAGCACAGGGGCCACGCTGCGCGGGCCCCCTGTGCTACGGTTGCCGCATGCCCCGCAACCCAGGCCCGTGGGGGGCCCGCGCAGGCTGGGGCCCGGCTGGCAAATGCCACCCCGACTGTATGGCCAGTCCGACGCTGgaggattccaggtgaagttcgcttccaccttcggcctgatcatcacttaccatcaggtgagatacaggccaagagcttcctcgctgtggataaaaaaaaaatgccacTAGTCTAGGGGAGCAGAAGAAACAAGGGACAAAGTataaaaagaataaatatttagaTTAAAAATGAGATCGAGTGGAGATATCGTTTTAGATTGTTTAGTTTAAAATTGTGAGCTCAAATTTGAAGCTCAGTGTATGAAACACATGTTTAGCAACGCGATCGTCACTGTCGTCTATGAAAACCATAGTAAAATACTATTGTCAAAATTTGTGCCAATGTGCAGCAACAGAACAAGGAATATTAAGTTCCATTCCGTTGTAATACGTCGTAGTTTTGAATAAAAGGTGTTTTATGTATGTAAGACCTTTTAGTGTGAAATCGTATTTTGGTTCACTGCTCCATAGATAAGAGAAGAGACAAAACTACTAGCATTGCCTGTAGTTGCTTAACCAATACTGTACTTGGGAAATACTGATAAAAAGCTTCTAATCACTAATGTTACAGTCGAAAATTATTGGATTACAACCATCGTATTTTCACAGAAATTGTGTGTGCCAAAAATTATAAGAAACGGACAAGCTTCGGCTGAAGGGGACCGGTTGATTCTTTACATAAAATTTCAATGTGTTCTGGAAATGGTTTGCAAAGAGGACGTGGTATCATGGTTTAAAGAATTGGAAAGCTATAAACGCATAGATGCAATGTGTACGTTACTAAACATGTGCTTGCCATTCGAATTGCGCTTTATTGGCACCTACCTGGAGGAGCTCGGTAAGCGGGACTTCCAGGAGTTGCGTGGTGCCGAACTGAGAGCCAACAACCCAACAGACCTTGCCGCCGACATCGGGGGCGCCAACACAGACTCCAGAACCCGACGGAAAATGGCCTTGTATGTGTCTTTGTTGCGCTCATGTAATTTTGCCTGTGCTACCACATTGTACAATGCCATGGTTAGCTTGGAGCAAAGTGGTCTGTTGAAAGATCTCTATGGAGAGCTATTGGAGGAGATTTTACTTCTGTATACTATGGCATTACATCATCCAGCATTCACGTTTGACCAGAAATCACATTTTGGTGAAATATTAGATAAATTGAAACTAGAAGACCAGAGGATAAATTTTCCAGAGCAGCAAGAGCATATAAATTTAGTGCCTGTGAGTGTATGCCATACACAGCCTAGTGTCACAGCCAACATGTCTGTCCCACCGCCTAACTTGTCTAGCTTGGGACCGCCACCTGGCTTAGTGTTTGTAAAAACACCTGGGGTGCAGGTCAGTGTCAATATTGTAAGTAGCTTTTCATCCCATTATTATGTCATTGATGTTTTTGAAGCTATGTCTATGTGATATCTAATTTAGTGGTCACATtcagtaaataaatgttttccaAGGCTATTCATTTATCATTTCAATGTATCAAACTTCAGTTAGTTATTATGAAAtcatagttatttattatttagttacaggacaaataaagactatttactatagaacataataaataacctcaaaatTGAAAATTGTCTTCAaccaattttgttaaaataggATAGAGAAAACGCAATCCAATAATTTTTAGCTTCATTATTAGTTGTTTTAGTTCAATTTTGTTGGTTATGCTATAGTGCTGTATAaagtcaatattatttattagcaaAATACACTTTCATATAGCATTTTCAACTCATCAATATTGAATAAAATCACAATACTTACATTTTTGTAACAGAAGGAAAGATGACAGATTAGGACAATATTTGAATTAGTGTTGTGGCCCTTTTATCAGGGTTTCATCTAACAGAAAAATGTTGTAATATTGTTATTACGAAATACCCTTATTATCTTATTCCCCTCACTAAATTGTTTATCTACATTATTTCAGCCGCCCAGTTCAGACGCAGTGCCTCAAGAGCTCAGTTCTCCACCAGTATTGACCGGGGCTGGGGGTGTAGTGCCTATGCTCGGGGAAGTCCCTCATGCACCCCCCGGCTTACCGATGCCACAGTACAACATGGGAGAATACATAGGACAACACGGGTGGCCTGCAAATATTATAGTCTCACCAATCAATCAGCCTTTagaggtaaataaaaatatatgaagcaATTGGTCAACGTTGAAAAATGTCTATGAAAAAATATCCAATTGGAATCTTGTTGGGAAAATAGCAGTTACTTGGACACTCATGATATAATATTGTTATGAAATAGTCTTATGTTATAGTGAGATGTTGTATTGCTTTAAAATGCTTATtgattacttaaatattttgcccaacaatgttgtaaataaataatctagtAATTGACACCATAGCATTGTGTTCATAAACATTTCACATATTGCTGTGAATAAGACCATGTAAACTGAGTGAATACTGCTGTTTGGATGGTCAAATAGAGGTCTAAGTTAAAAACATCATCTGTTAGTTTAGAGCTCTAATATTGGCTTGATAATGTCAAGCAGCCTGAACACCGTCGCTGCCAgaaacacttatttttaaatacctacatcggtgacactaaaataatattagaacATGCCTCACTGCAACAATCTTTATTTTGTTGAATATAATTATCATGGATTTCGTAAGAGGCTAATAAGGGAGAAATGTGAACATCAGGTTACCCTAACTATGACCATCTcaggaatattttatttatgtagaaaAAGGCAGGTATAACactacaatcgcacctgatgttaattgAATATAgcccaaatcctccatttgcctttaGTAAATTAGAGAAAGGTTGCTCTCTTGCAGTGAAGACAATCCGCTAGTTTAGGATGCGTGGCACGATATAATCTCATCGTCGAATAAAGATGACAGATAAAACGATATAATAGCCCGCATCCAAGGCTAGGCGATGATTATTTAATCAACTAGTAATGAAATTATTCAACCAACTTCAGGTAATAAACTACCCTCCGCCGCCGGGTCCGGGCGGGCCGACGTCGCCTCTGGTGTCCTCGCCTGGCGACAGCCGCGCCGCCTCGCCGCGCTCCCGGCGCCGCCTGTCGAGGGACCGctcgccgccgctgccgcccgGGCCGCCGGAGCCTCTGCCTCACCTTGCCGCCAACTTCGAAAACATGACTGTTGCCGAGGTAATTATTAAAGAACAACGCGGTCGACTTCACTGCGCACCTGGCGATCGTGACGTTACATCGaggctctggtacggacggggctaAAGGTACAAGTCCAAGATGAACTGCAGACCGcagactgcaaccgcaaactgcaaaccTCTATGAAATCGCATGGCGGCGCGCGCCGTAGCTGCAAGCCGCTGTGGGGATTTCATAGAGATTTGCTGTCTGCGGTCTGCAGTCCATCTTAGACTTGTACCTTTACGCGAGTTGATGCGCGGGTAGGTGCGAGaaagagtcgcattccagcaagTTGCGCAGTTAACTCGTTCGAGTAATACCCCCCGCCCCCGAATCCGGGCGGGCCTGCAGGTTACTCAGAAAAACGTTTTCCGAAGCTTCGAATGTTGCCATTCCTTttacgcaaagcgagatgccagcatgaacgacggtgacagatagacgcgaaactacgtaaacggcGTTTCGGAGTAGTCTTCCTGGTGTCCTCAACTGGTGACCGCCGCTGCCGCCCGGGCCGCCCGAGGCGCTGCCGCATCTTGCCGCCAACTTTGAGAACATGACTGTATCTGAGGTAACTATAAACTACCCATCGCCTCCGGGTCCTGGTGGCCCG
This genomic interval from Ostrinia nubilalis chromosome 3, ilOstNubi1.1, whole genome shotgun sequence contains the following:
- the LOC135087813 gene encoding uncharacterized protein LOC135087813 isoform X3, which codes for MVCKEDVVSWFKELESYKRIDAMCTLLNMCLPFELRFIGTYLEELGKRDFQELRGAELRANNPTDLAADIGGANTDSRTRRKMALYVSLLRSCNFACATTLYNAMVSLEQSGLLKDLYGELLEEILLLYTMALHHPAFTFDQKSHFGEILDKLKLEDQRINFPEQQEHINLVPPPSSDAVPQELSSPPVLTGAGGVVPMLGEVPHAPPGLPMPQYNMGEYIGQHGWPANIIVSPINQPLEVINYPPPPGPGGPTSPLVSSPGDSRAASPRSRRRLSRDRSPPLPPGPPEPLPHLAANFENMTVAEMRHNIGDERLREITAAHHYRSLEKLNGVRRRAGGPAYGLPRSSSDSGSSAASSPPGTPAPLRRAAPAQPLAFLQYPRPYAYPTPPPAYRPPPPPFANGEAPPYAAGPAPYGGFVPVLYAPAKLSCYNCGAAGHAGHECKEPSMEEMTRAGGYQLDFGGAPPDPADK
- the LOC135087813 gene encoding uncharacterized protein LOC135087813 isoform X2 — translated: MVCKEDVVSWFKELESYKRIDAMCTLLNMCLPFELRFIGTYLEELGKRDFQELRGAELRANNPTDLAADIGGANTDSRTRRKMALYVSLLRSCNFACATTLYNAMVSLEQSGLLKDLYGELLEEILLLYTMALHHPAFTFDQKSHFGEILDKLKLEDQRINFPEQQEHINLVPVSVCHTQPSVTANMSVPPPNLSSLGPPPGLVFVKTPGVQPPSSDAVPQELSSPPVLTGAGGVVPMLGEVPHAPPGLPMPQYNMGEYIGQHGWPANIIVSPINQPLEVINYPPPPGPGGPTSPLVSSPGDSRAASPRSRRRLSRDRSPPLPPGPPEPLPHLAANFENMTVAEMRHNIGDERLREITAAHHYRSLEKLNGVRRRAGGPAYGLPRSSSDSGSSAASSPPGTPAPLRRAAPAQPLAFLQYPRPYAYPTPPPAYRPPPPPFANGEAPPYAAGPAPYGGFVPVLYAPAKLSCYNCGAAGHAGHECKEPSMEEMTRAGGYQLDFGGAPPDPADK
- the LOC135087813 gene encoding uncharacterized protein LOC135087813 isoform X1, which translates into the protein MVCKEDVVSWFKELESYKRIDAMCTLLNMCLPFELRFIGTYLEELGKRDFQELRGAELRANNPTDLAADIGGANTDSRTRRKMALYVSLLRSCNFACATTLYNAMVSLEQSGLLKDLYGELLEEILLLYTMALHHPAFTFDQKSHFGEILDKLKLEDQRINFPEQQEHINLVPVSVCHTQPSVTANMSVPPPNLSSLGPPPGLVFVKTPGVQVSVNIPPSSDAVPQELSSPPVLTGAGGVVPMLGEVPHAPPGLPMPQYNMGEYIGQHGWPANIIVSPINQPLEVINYPPPPGPGGPTSPLVSSPGDSRAASPRSRRRLSRDRSPPLPPGPPEPLPHLAANFENMTVAEMRHNIGDERLREITAAHHYRSLEKLNGVRRRAGGPAYGLPRSSSDSGSSAASSPPGTPAPLRRAAPAQPLAFLQYPRPYAYPTPPPAYRPPPPPFANGEAPPYAAGPAPYGGFVPVLYAPAKLSCYNCGAAGHAGHECKEPSMEEMTRAGGYQLDFGGAPPDPADK